In Leifsonia sp. ZF2019, a genomic segment contains:
- the csrA gene encoding carbon storage regulator CsrA translates to MLVLTRKPGERVLIGDDIVVTILDARGDGVRIGIDAPRGIRIQRDEVVKAVTEANQEATEQAAGTADPEALIKKSLGL, encoded by the coding sequence ATGCTGGTACTGACGCGCAAGCCGGGCGAGCGGGTGCTCATCGGCGACGACATCGTCGTGACGATTCTCGACGCGCGCGGCGACGGCGTCCGCATCGGGATCGACGCCCCGCGCGGCATCCGCATCCAGCGCGACGAGGTGGTCAAGGCCGTGACCGAGGCCAACCAGGAAGCCACCGAGCAGGCCGCGGGCACGGCCGATCCCGAGGCGCTCATCAAGAAGTCCCTGGGGCTCTGA
- a CDS encoding flagellar biosynthesis protein FlhA produces MKSRNGLGAKVAVPIGVVGIIMLLVVPVPAWLLDTLIIVNIMLALVILLTTMFAKKPLDFSVFPSLLLVATLFRLGLNVASTRLVLGDGFAGQVIQAFGHVAVGGSIIIGAVVFLILVVIQFIVVTKGAERVAEVGARFTLDAMPGKQMAIDADLNAGLITEEQARQRRAEVSAEADFYGAMDGASKFVKGDAIAGILIIIINVVGGIAIGMIQRGMEIGDAVNTYTLLTIGDGLVTQIPALLMAVSTGMIVTRSNAESDIGTTASSQLSQSRNALTIAGCAAIVMALIPGMPPIPFVLVGAFLILAAQRLKTRQAEQKKAEAAKKAVATAGTGETTEDLMDQMRVHALEITLAPDLVDIVSGASDDLLARVRALRRKIALELGVIVPPVRTRDSAELPPSTYVIKIAGVEAGRGQAPSGRVLALGEALDALPGTPTIEPVFGLPAKWIPSEMRHSAELGGATVIDRVSVLITHLSSIITANAGRLLTREDVRQLTEGVKQVNPSAVEELVPGLLSLAEVQRVLQGLLAEQVPINDLPRILEALALRAKVSNDPEGLVEAARSALGPAVVAPHLDGDLLRVIMIDPVVEQSMLEGLRPSEAGMQIVLDPARLEAVMGSIKQTAGQLDDLGVSAVLVCAPALRPAIRRLVAGQVSGLAVLSYQEVTAVQANIETVGVVRGAESIAA; encoded by the coding sequence ATGAAGTCACGCAACGGACTGGGCGCCAAGGTCGCCGTGCCGATCGGCGTCGTCGGCATCATCATGCTGCTGGTGGTCCCCGTGCCCGCTTGGCTGCTGGACACCCTGATCATCGTGAACATCATGCTCGCGCTGGTCATCCTGCTGACCACGATGTTCGCCAAGAAGCCGCTCGACTTCTCCGTGTTCCCGTCGCTGCTGCTCGTCGCGACCCTGTTCCGGCTCGGCCTCAACGTCGCGTCGACCCGCCTGGTGCTGGGGGACGGCTTCGCCGGGCAGGTCATCCAGGCGTTCGGGCACGTGGCCGTCGGCGGCTCCATCATCATCGGCGCGGTCGTGTTCCTCATCCTGGTCGTCATCCAGTTCATCGTGGTGACGAAGGGTGCTGAGCGCGTGGCCGAGGTGGGCGCGCGCTTCACCCTCGACGCGATGCCGGGCAAGCAGATGGCGATCGACGCCGACCTCAACGCCGGCCTCATCACCGAGGAGCAGGCCAGGCAGCGCCGCGCGGAGGTCTCGGCCGAGGCCGACTTCTACGGCGCGATGGACGGCGCCAGCAAGTTCGTCAAGGGCGACGCGATCGCGGGCATCCTGATCATCATCATCAACGTGGTCGGCGGCATCGCGATCGGCATGATCCAGCGCGGGATGGAGATCGGCGACGCCGTCAACACCTACACGCTGCTGACCATCGGCGACGGACTCGTGACGCAGATCCCCGCGCTGCTCATGGCCGTCTCGACCGGCATGATCGTCACCCGCTCCAACGCGGAGAGCGACATCGGAACGACCGCGAGCAGCCAGCTCAGCCAGTCGCGCAACGCCTTGACCATCGCGGGATGCGCGGCGATCGTGATGGCGCTCATCCCGGGCATGCCGCCCATCCCGTTCGTGCTCGTCGGAGCGTTCCTCATCCTGGCGGCGCAGCGGCTCAAGACCCGGCAGGCGGAGCAGAAGAAGGCCGAAGCGGCCAAGAAGGCCGTTGCAACGGCCGGAACCGGCGAGACGACCGAGGACCTCATGGACCAGATGCGCGTGCACGCGCTCGAGATCACCCTCGCGCCGGACCTCGTCGACATCGTGAGCGGCGCCTCCGACGACCTCCTGGCCCGGGTGCGGGCGTTGCGCCGCAAGATCGCGCTGGAACTGGGCGTGATCGTTCCGCCCGTGCGCACGCGCGACTCGGCGGAGTTGCCGCCGTCGACCTACGTCATCAAGATCGCGGGGGTGGAGGCCGGGCGGGGCCAGGCGCCCTCGGGCCGGGTGCTCGCGCTCGGCGAGGCCCTCGACGCGCTCCCGGGTACCCCGACCATCGAGCCGGTGTTCGGCCTCCCCGCCAAGTGGATCCCGAGCGAGATGCGGCACAGCGCCGAGCTCGGCGGCGCCACGGTCATCGATCGTGTCAGCGTGCTGATCACCCACCTGTCGTCCATCATCACCGCCAACGCAGGCCGACTGCTCACCCGGGAGGACGTGCGCCAGCTCACCGAGGGCGTCAAGCAGGTCAACCCTTCCGCCGTGGAGGAGCTGGTGCCCGGTCTGCTGTCGCTCGCCGAGGTGCAGCGCGTGCTGCAGGGGCTGCTCGCCGAGCAGGTGCCGATCAACGACCTCCCGCGCATCCTGGAGGCGCTCGCGCTCCGGGCCAAGGTCTCGAACGATCCCGAGGGGCTCGTCGAGGCGGCGCGCTCGGCGCTCGGCCCCGCGGTGGTGGCCCCCCATCTGGACGGTGACCTGCTGCGGGTCATCATGATCGACCCGGTCGTCGAGCAGTCGATGCTGGAGGGGTTGCGGCCGTCGGAGGCGGGCATGCAGATCGTGCTCGACCCGGCCCGCCTCGAGGCCGTGATGGGCTCCATCAAGCAGACCGCCGGCCAGCTCGACGACCTCGGCGTCTCCGCGGTGCTCGTCTGCGCTCCCGCGCTGCGCCCGGCCATCCGCCGGCTCGTCGCCGGTCAGGTGAGCGGGCTCGCCGTGCTGTCGTACCAGGAGGTCACGGCCGTGCAGGCGAACATCGAGACCGTCGGGGTGGTGAGAGGTGCCGAGTCGATCGCGGCCTGA
- a CDS encoding EscU/YscU/HrcU family type III secretion system export apparatus switch protein — protein sequence MSDAQERTEQATEKRMKEAREKGRLGKSNDLTAWVGVGAAAVMLPFTIQLGTTAAIDQMYSVRSVIEAPDPAKAVAALGAGLGSILPTIGALLVVGAVAIVGAAAAQGGIHLKKLEGKYEQFDIVKGVGRVFGMRALWEGAKTLLKSAVVAIGLYLVVQGLMPVLLMAGSLPLSSLLEAAQAGAGGLLQAAIGAGLVLAALDVLVVMRRNRKQTRMTKREVRDENKNSDGDPLIRSQRRARQLAMSRNRMISAIAGSDVVLVNPTHIAIAITYEPGKSAPRVVAKGAGVIAQRIREKAEEERVPIVKDIPLARALHAGCKLGDEIPVELYNSVARVLAFVMSLKARGAATGIHTMTPAPIGGLT from the coding sequence GTGAGCGACGCCCAGGAACGCACCGAGCAGGCCACCGAGAAGCGGATGAAGGAGGCCCGCGAGAAGGGCCGCCTCGGCAAGTCGAACGACCTCACCGCGTGGGTCGGCGTCGGCGCGGCCGCGGTGATGCTGCCGTTCACCATCCAGCTCGGCACCACCGCGGCGATCGACCAGATGTACAGCGTGCGCTCGGTGATCGAGGCGCCCGACCCGGCCAAGGCGGTCGCCGCCCTCGGCGCCGGGCTCGGCAGCATCCTGCCGACCATCGGCGCGCTGCTCGTCGTGGGCGCCGTGGCGATCGTCGGTGCGGCGGCGGCGCAGGGCGGCATCCACCTCAAGAAGCTCGAGGGCAAGTACGAGCAGTTCGACATCGTCAAGGGCGTGGGCCGGGTGTTCGGGATGCGCGCCCTGTGGGAGGGCGCCAAGACGCTCCTCAAATCGGCGGTCGTAGCCATCGGCCTCTACCTCGTGGTGCAGGGACTCATGCCCGTGCTGCTCATGGCCGGGAGTCTGCCGCTCTCGTCGCTGCTGGAGGCTGCGCAGGCCGGGGCGGGCGGGCTGCTGCAGGCGGCGATCGGCGCCGGACTCGTGCTCGCGGCGCTCGACGTGCTCGTCGTGATGCGGCGCAACCGCAAGCAGACGCGCATGACCAAACGCGAGGTGCGCGACGAGAACAAGAACTCGGACGGCGACCCGCTGATCCGGTCGCAGCGCCGTGCCCGCCAGCTCGCGATGAGCCGCAATCGCATGATCTCCGCGATCGCCGGATCCGACGTCGTCCTCGTGAACCCGACGCACATCGCGATCGCGATCACATACGAGCCGGGCAAGTCCGCTCCGCGGGTCGTCGCCAAGGGCGCCGGCGTCATCGCCCAGCGCATCCGCGAGAAGGCGGAGGAGGAGCGCGTGCCGATCGTCAAGGACATCCCGCTCGCGCGGGCGCTGCACGCCGGCTGCAAGCTCGGCGACGAGATCCCGGTCGAGCTCTACAACTCGGTGGCGCGCGTGCTCGCCTTCGTCATGTCGCTGAAGGCGCGCGGAGCGGCCACCGGAATCCACACGATGACCCCCGCACCGATAGGAGGGCTCACATGA
- a CDS encoding flagellar biosynthetic protein FliR — MFIPIDLAMIEAVALASLRLVAFLIIAPPFSYNGFPAQVKGMLAIGLAIAVAPRVGAGYQSGEIGAFLLDMVRELAVGATLGFLVFLVFAAIQSAGSFIDLFGGFQLAQAFDPQSMINGAQFTRLFQLTALALLFASGGYQLIIGGLVRTFDTIPLAGGFDLADPAKEMVTGLTQMFIAALQIAGPLIVVLFLADVGLGLLTRVAPALNAFALGFPLKIMLTVVLAGIVVVALPGVVSSLTDTAVKTMLGVGR, encoded by the coding sequence ATGTTCATCCCGATCGACCTGGCGATGATCGAGGCGGTGGCGCTCGCCTCGCTGCGGCTGGTCGCGTTCCTGATCATCGCGCCGCCGTTCTCGTACAACGGCTTCCCGGCGCAGGTGAAGGGGATGCTGGCGATCGGTCTCGCGATCGCCGTGGCCCCGCGCGTGGGCGCCGGGTATCAGTCGGGTGAAATCGGTGCCTTCCTCCTCGACATGGTGCGAGAGCTCGCTGTCGGAGCGACGCTCGGGTTCCTGGTGTTCCTGGTGTTCGCTGCGATCCAGTCCGCCGGCTCCTTCATCGACCTGTTCGGCGGGTTCCAGCTCGCGCAGGCGTTCGACCCGCAGTCGATGATCAACGGCGCGCAGTTCACGCGGCTCTTCCAGCTGACCGCGCTGGCGTTGCTGTTCGCCTCCGGCGGCTACCAGCTGATCATCGGCGGCCTGGTGCGCACGTTCGACACCATCCCGCTCGCCGGCGGCTTCGACCTCGCGGATCCGGCGAAGGAGATGGTGACGGGCCTCACGCAGATGTTCATCGCCGCGCTGCAGATCGCCGGGCCGCTGATCGTCGTGCTGTTCCTCGCCGATGTGGGCCTCGGACTCCTGACCCGCGTCGCGCCCGCCCTCAACGCGTTCGCGCTCGGCTTCCCGCTCAAGATCATGCTGACGGTGGTCCTCGCGGGCATCGTCGTGGTGGCCCTGCCGGGCGTCGTCTCGAGCCTCACCGACACCGCGGTCAAGACCATGCTGGGGGTGGGCCGGTGA
- a CDS encoding flagellar biosynthetic protein FliQ, with translation MNANAVLDIAMQALLVTAKLAAPIVVTALVVGFAISLIQSITQIQEVTLSFVPKAAAVAIALIVCGQWMIAELISFTHVLFEKIPSLLGGG, from the coding sequence ATGAACGCCAACGCCGTGCTCGACATCGCCATGCAGGCTCTCCTGGTCACGGCGAAGCTGGCCGCGCCCATCGTGGTGACGGCGCTCGTCGTCGGGTTCGCCATCTCGCTGATCCAGTCGATCACGCAGATCCAGGAGGTGACGCTCTCGTTCGTGCCGAAGGCGGCGGCGGTCGCCATCGCCCTGATCGTGTGCGGCCAGTGGATGATCGCCGAGCTGATCAGCTTCACCCACGTGCTGTTCGAGAAGATCCCGTCCCTGCTCGGCGGTGGCTGA
- the fliP gene encoding flagellar type III secretion system pore protein FliP (The bacterial flagellar biogenesis protein FliP forms a type III secretion system (T3SS)-type pore required for flagellar assembly.): MLVAALLVGLIAAAFVLLTAATAHAEPTPVPTPSGPAGPGGTGGITVDINGPNGTPSAAVLTLLGITVLSVAPALLLMMSSFTKIFVVLAITRNALALPSIPPNQVLAGLSLFLSLFIMSPVLIDINNLAVQPYLAGHIDFTAAVHAAEGPLRGFMAAHTREEDIALMTRAAGRPNPENASSVPMLTLIPAFMISELRAAFIIGFVIFVPFLVIDMVVSAALMSMGMMMLPPVMISLPFKILLFVLVDGWGLIVTSLITSYRGG; this comes from the coding sequence ATCCTCGTCGCCGCGCTCCTCGTCGGGCTGATCGCTGCCGCGTTCGTCCTGCTGACCGCCGCGACCGCGCACGCCGAGCCGACGCCCGTCCCGACCCCGAGCGGCCCGGCCGGCCCCGGCGGCACCGGAGGCATCACCGTCGACATCAACGGCCCGAACGGCACACCGAGCGCGGCCGTCCTGACACTGCTCGGCATCACCGTCCTGTCCGTCGCGCCCGCGCTGCTGCTCATGATGTCGTCGTTCACGAAGATCTTCGTGGTGCTCGCGATCACCCGCAACGCGCTGGCGCTCCCCTCCATCCCGCCGAATCAGGTGCTCGCCGGGCTGTCGCTGTTCCTGAGCCTGTTCATCATGAGTCCGGTGCTGATCGACATCAACAACCTGGCGGTGCAGCCCTACCTCGCCGGCCACATCGACTTCACGGCGGCGGTGCACGCGGCCGAGGGCCCCTTGCGCGGTTTCATGGCGGCGCACACGCGGGAGGAGGACATCGCGCTCATGACGCGCGCGGCGGGGCGCCCGAACCCCGAGAACGCGTCGTCCGTGCCGATGCTCACCCTCATCCCGGCGTTCATGATCTCGGAGCTGCGGGCCGCGTTCATCATCGGCTTCGTGATCTTCGTGCCGTTCCTCGTGATCGACATGGTGGTCTCGGCGGCGCTGATGTCGATGGGCATGATGATGCTCCCGCCGGTGATGATCTCGTTGCCGTTCAAGATTCTGCTGTTCGTGCTCGTCGACGGCTGGGGGCTCATCGTCACGAGCCTGATCACGAGCTACCGGGGCGGCTGA
- the fliO gene encoding flagellar biosynthetic protein FliO — METVFIALRVLVVLAVIVLVLWYVQRRVTTGRGASRRTNAVNVVGRQGVGPKASVVVVDVDGHRFVLGVTERQISVLHTGDRPQDADVTPLKPVRKTFAKELPVRQDAAESTTSSTSSTSSTSTDTRQDADFLTAQGRASLFDEALKGSILSPATWRQASSAVRPKK, encoded by the coding sequence GTGGAGACCGTCTTCATCGCCCTGCGCGTGCTCGTCGTGCTCGCCGTCATCGTGCTGGTGCTCTGGTACGTGCAGCGACGCGTCACCACGGGCCGCGGCGCCTCCCGGCGCACCAATGCGGTGAACGTCGTCGGCCGTCAGGGTGTCGGGCCGAAGGCGTCGGTCGTGGTGGTGGATGTGGACGGCCACCGGTTCGTGCTCGGGGTCACCGAGCGGCAGATCAGCGTGCTCCACACGGGGGACCGTCCGCAGGACGCGGACGTCACCCCGCTGAAGCCCGTGCGCAAGACGTTCGCGAAGGAGCTCCCGGTGCGGCAGGATGCCGCCGAGAGCACCACGAGCTCCACCAGCTCCACCAGTTCCACCAGCACGGACACCAGGCAGGATGCCGACTTCCTCACGGCGCAGGGACGCGCCTCGCTCTTCGACGAGGCACTCAAAGGCTCGATCCTGTCCCCGGCCACGTGGCGGCAGGCGAGTTCGGCGGTGCGGCCCAAGAAGTGA
- the fliN gene encoding flagellar motor switch protein FliN, protein MNMATATGAALSLAQAQTAAQALAGVLPTGAPLSPLLETDGAFAGQTGSAVVASFVGAFSADLAVVLLEAPALVDEGADGSPVVALQDVLQPALEAASDTLGAGVLDDARVEEAGELFADAATTVFALHGASGVAGWFAIRGRAALAERPLGSAAIAGNLARISNVEMALTVEIGRTRMAVRDVLAMEPGAVIELDRSAGSPADVLLNGRLIAHGEIVVVDQDYAVRITKILDAAEELD, encoded by the coding sequence ATGAACATGGCCACCGCAACCGGCGCCGCGCTCTCCCTCGCACAGGCGCAGACCGCCGCGCAGGCGCTCGCGGGCGTGCTCCCGACCGGCGCGCCGCTCAGCCCACTGCTCGAGACCGATGGCGCCTTCGCCGGCCAGACCGGCTCGGCCGTCGTCGCCAGTTTCGTGGGCGCGTTCTCGGCCGACCTCGCAGTCGTACTGCTGGAGGCCCCGGCCCTCGTCGACGAGGGGGCCGACGGCTCGCCTGTCGTGGCGCTGCAGGACGTGCTCCAGCCGGCTCTGGAGGCGGCGAGCGACACGCTCGGCGCCGGCGTGCTCGACGACGCCCGCGTCGAGGAGGCCGGGGAGCTCTTCGCCGACGCCGCGACCACCGTCTTCGCCCTGCACGGGGCATCCGGAGTCGCGGGATGGTTCGCGATCCGGGGACGTGCCGCGCTCGCCGAGCGCCCGCTCGGGTCGGCGGCCATCGCAGGCAATCTCGCCCGCATCAGCAACGTGGAGATGGCGCTGACCGTGGAGATCGGCCGCACCCGCATGGCCGTACGCGACGTGCTCGCGATGGAGCCGGGGGCCGTCATCGAGCTGGACCGCTCAGCCGGGTCGCCTGCCGACGTGCTCCTGAACGGCCGCCTGATCGCCCACGGCGAGATCGTCGTCGTCGACCAGGACTACGCCGTCCGCATCACCAAGATCCTCGACGCCGCCGAAGAGCTCGACTAG
- a CDS encoding flagellar motor switch protein FliM → MTTLPASLAPEAPVYDFRRPTTLAREHSRVLELAFETFARQWATQLTAKVRVLSQVTCISVQMQSYDEYAASLPATTAMVLCELDGVAPKGVIQFPTVAALSWVNAMLGGTGVPVANERTFTQVEHALVRRLMDDALEDLRYSLGSLLVTPIAVDAIQYNSQFAQAAATAELMIVAAFELQVGESLAEATVALPAVVLLPQLGETNPTHSAENARELVDAQLARVPVDVSLRLAPASVKPSVVLGLAVGDLLPLPHPHHRPFDLAVGGHPVAGAALGSSGSRLACVIVKTED, encoded by the coding sequence GTGACCACCCTGCCCGCCTCCCTCGCGCCCGAGGCGCCGGTGTACGACTTCCGGCGGCCGACCACGCTGGCGCGGGAGCACTCGCGCGTGCTCGAGCTGGCGTTCGAGACGTTCGCGCGGCAGTGGGCGACGCAGCTGACCGCGAAGGTGCGCGTGCTCAGCCAGGTGACGTGCATCTCGGTGCAGATGCAGTCGTACGACGAGTACGCTGCGTCGCTGCCCGCGACGACCGCGATGGTGCTGTGCGAACTCGACGGAGTGGCGCCGAAGGGCGTGATCCAGTTCCCGACCGTCGCCGCGCTGTCGTGGGTGAACGCGATGCTCGGCGGGACGGGCGTGCCGGTCGCGAACGAGCGGACCTTCACGCAGGTCGAGCACGCGCTGGTGCGCCGGCTGATGGACGACGCGCTCGAAGACCTCCGCTACTCCCTCGGATCCCTGCTGGTCACCCCGATCGCCGTGGACGCCATCCAGTACAACTCGCAGTTCGCGCAGGCCGCGGCCACCGCCGAGCTGATGATCGTGGCGGCGTTCGAGCTGCAGGTGGGCGAGAGCCTCGCCGAGGCGACCGTCGCGCTGCCCGCCGTCGTGCTCCTCCCGCAGCTGGGCGAGACCAACCCGACGCACAGCGCCGAGAACGCCCGGGAGCTGGTGGATGCGCAGCTCGCGCGCGTCCCCGTCGACGTCTCCCTGCGTCTCGCCCCCGCCAGCGTCAAGCCGAGCGTCGTGCTCGGGCTCGCGGTCGGCGACCTGCTGCCCCTCCCGCATCCGCACCACCGACCGTTCGATCTCGCCGTCGGGGGCCACCCCGTCGCCGGAGCAGCGCTGGGCTCCAGCGGCTCCCGTCTGGCGTGCGTGATCGTGAAGACAGAGGACTGA
- a CDS encoding EXLDI protein — translation MGEVEVDVSDGPVITVKRFTGRQLLRFESQDGSRSITYRVYATSGGQIAVYQREGPNWRLFISPHEDAPVWNNPRTWSEDWWRSGQRSLSVFPDTAAMANELPPELVQATMTALTVPDVEDLDI, via the coding sequence ATGGGCGAAGTCGAAGTCGACGTCAGCGATGGCCCGGTGATCACGGTGAAGCGTTTTACGGGGCGTCAGCTCTTGCGGTTCGAGAGTCAGGACGGTTCGCGCTCGATCACCTACCGCGTGTATGCGACCTCCGGAGGACAGATCGCGGTCTACCAGCGCGAGGGTCCGAACTGGCGACTCTTCATCTCACCACACGAGGACGCCCCCGTATGGAACAACCCAAGGACGTGGTCGGAAGACTGGTGGCGGTCAGGTCAACGATCTCTGTCGGTCTTCCCCGATACTGCGGCGATGGCGAACGAGTTACCGCCAGAGCTGGTCCAAGCCACGATGACAGCGCTCACGGTCCCCGACGTCGAGGACCTCGACATCTGA
- a CDS encoding DUF1214 domain-containing protein: MAQLTYVWGYPMVNMMNRRSRLGAAPEPGRLGGVLPASPVGQISMLNDYIEPAERFIACPNQDVVYGLGFFSLDEQPVVVTLVYSDDGSLTIYVGHTPPGAERESNWLPAPGCNILAVPPRLGRVAKERRAIEMAG; encoded by the coding sequence GTGGCGCAGCTCACGTATGTGTGGGGCTACCCGATGGTGAACATGATGAACCGTCGCAGCCGGCTGGGCGCGGCACCGGAGCCCGGACGTCTGGGTGGAGTGCTGCCCGCGTCGCCGGTTGGTCAGATCTCGATGCTGAACGACTACATCGAGCCCGCCGAGCGGTTCATCGCCTGCCCGAACCAGGACGTCGTGTACGGGCTCGGATTCTTCTCGCTCGACGAACAGCCTGTCGTCGTGACACTCGTGTACAGCGACGACGGTTCCCTGACCATTTACGTCGGTCACACCCCGCCCGGGGCAGAGCGCGAGAGCAACTGGCTGCCCGCCCCCGGATGCAACATTCTCGCTGTACCTCCGCGCCTAGGCCGTGTTGCTAAAGAGCGTCGTGCGATCGAGATGGCCGGTTGA
- a CDS encoding flagellar FlbD family protein — translation MIVVTRLNDTQFAVNPDLIERIHASPDTTLVMVDGAKFIVTESMAEVIEKIAAYRARVIALAHDLPAAGPRPVPSPAEQQEGLRAVPLHARKK, via the coding sequence ATGATCGTCGTCACCCGATTGAACGACACCCAGTTCGCGGTCAACCCGGATCTGATCGAGCGCATCCACGCCAGCCCCGATACGACTCTCGTGATGGTGGACGGTGCCAAGTTCATCGTCACCGAGTCGATGGCGGAGGTCATCGAGAAGATCGCCGCCTACCGGGCCCGCGTGATCGCGCTGGCTCACGACCTGCCCGCAGCCGGACCCCGACCGGTGCCCTCCCCCGCGGAGCAGCAGGAGGGCCTGCGGGCCGTCCCGCTGCACGCACGCAAGAAGTAG
- a CDS encoding motility protein A, translating into MDPATIIGIVLAFGSVVAMVTLEGGHLTALLLPAPMVLVFGATIAVGIASGTIKDFLSAVKALPSAFRGKIDPPQQVIDEVVRLAETARSNGLLAMEQEAENVSDPFLKGALQNIADGTDGDELRILLEDEIATRSTQSRVAAKFFSSMGGYAPTIGIIGTVVSLTHVLENLDDPGHLGPMIASAFVATLWGLLSANFLWLPIGARLRRLSELDVQRMNLLMEGVLAVQAGSQPRLLGERLRAMVPGGADAKAEKAAKPAKTSAKAPAEEAA; encoded by the coding sequence ATGGATCCGGCAACCATCATCGGCATCGTCCTGGCGTTCGGCTCCGTCGTCGCCATGGTGACGCTGGAGGGCGGGCACCTCACGGCCCTCCTGCTGCCCGCCCCGATGGTGCTGGTGTTCGGGGCGACCATCGCCGTCGGCATCGCCAGCGGCACGATCAAGGACTTCCTCAGCGCGGTGAAGGCGTTGCCGAGCGCGTTCCGCGGCAAGATCGACCCGCCGCAGCAGGTCATTGACGAGGTCGTGCGCCTCGCCGAGACCGCGCGCTCCAACGGCCTGCTCGCGATGGAGCAGGAGGCCGAGAACGTCAGCGACCCCTTCCTGAAGGGCGCCCTGCAGAACATCGCCGACGGCACCGACGGCGACGAGTTGCGCATCCTGCTCGAGGACGAGATCGCGACGCGCTCCACGCAGAGCCGCGTCGCCGCCAAGTTCTTCTCGTCGATGGGCGGTTACGCGCCGACCATCGGCATCATCGGCACGGTCGTCTCGCTGACGCACGTGCTCGAGAACCTCGACGACCCCGGCCACCTCGGCCCGATGATCGCCAGCGCGTTCGTCGCCACCCTCTGGGGCCTGCTGTCCGCCAACTTCCTGTGGCTCCCGATCGGCGCCCGGCTGCGGAGGCTCTCCGAGCTCGACGTGCAGCGCATGAACCTGCTGATGGAGGGTGTTCTCGCGGTGCAGGCCGGCAGCCAGCCGCGCCTCCTCGGCGAGCGCCTGCGCGCGATGGTGCCGGGCGGCGCGGATGCCAAGGCCGAGAAGGCGGCGAAGCCCGCGAAGACGTCGGCCAAGGCCCCCGCCGAAGAAGCGGCCTGA
- a CDS encoding OmpA/MotB family protein: MSARRRRKQEEPEEHENEERWMASYMDMVTVLMCMFIVLFAMSTVDQKKFEALKNSLATGFGQVKTEKIDTASGVVVPPAQVDQKGDTTDLQLARQEAQNLERIRDAIQGALTRDGLQDAVQMKIDERGLTIGLVGSSTFFDSNHAELSPTAIRVLDDIGPVIAPEAYQVSVEGHADMRQPGAPYPTNWELSAGRATSVLRHLVESNGFPAERIAAVSYGSARPLATATSASDQDLAVNRRVDVVVLSSQPERIRELLPQALQPGTAPAGTTTSGG; this comes from the coding sequence GTGTCCGCCCGTCGCCGGCGCAAGCAGGAGGAGCCGGAGGAGCACGAGAACGAAGAGCGCTGGATGGCCTCTTACATGGACATGGTCACCGTGCTGATGTGCATGTTCATCGTGCTCTTCGCGATGTCGACCGTCGACCAGAAGAAGTTCGAAGCGCTGAAGAACTCGCTGGCGACCGGCTTCGGTCAGGTGAAGACCGAGAAGATCGACACGGCGAGCGGTGTCGTCGTCCCGCCCGCGCAGGTCGACCAGAAGGGCGACACCACCGACCTCCAGCTCGCCAGGCAGGAGGCGCAGAACCTGGAGCGCATCCGCGACGCGATCCAGGGGGCGCTGACCCGCGACGGGCTGCAGGATGCCGTGCAGATGAAGATCGACGAGCGCGGCCTCACCATCGGCCTGGTCGGCAGCTCCACGTTCTTCGACTCCAACCACGCCGAGTTGAGCCCCACCGCGATCCGCGTTCTGGACGACATCGGCCCGGTCATCGCCCCGGAGGCGTACCAGGTCTCGGTGGAGGGTCACGCCGACATGCGCCAGCCGGGTGCTCCGTACCCGACGAACTGGGAGCTCTCCGCGGGACGCGCGACGAGCGTGCTGCGCCACCTCGTGGAGTCCAACGGTTTTCCTGCCGAGCGCATCGCGGCCGTCAGCTACGGCTCGGCGCGCCCGCTCGCCACCGCGACCAGCGCCTCCGACCAGGATCTCGCTGTGAACCGCCGCGTGGATGTCGTGGTGCTGTCGTCGCAACCCGAGCGCATCCGGGAGCTGCTCCCCCAGGCTCTGCAGCCGGGCACCGCTCCAGCGGGGACGACGACGTCGGGCGGGTGA
- a CDS encoding type II toxin-antitoxin system Phd/YefM family antitoxin: MKTLSYSESRAHYAATLDAVLDDREEVVITRAGREPVVMVALEDYESLKETAYLLRSPANARRLIESIERLDDGEGTPHDLLE; this comes from the coding sequence ATGAAGACGCTCAGCTATTCGGAGTCGCGCGCGCACTATGCCGCTACGCTCGACGCCGTGCTCGACGACCGCGAGGAGGTCGTCATCACCCGCGCCGGGCGGGAGCCTGTGGTGATGGTCGCGCTCGAGGACTACGAGTCGCTCAAGGAGACCGCCTACCTGCTGCGTAGCCCGGCCAACGCGCGCCGCCTGATCGAGTCGATCGAACGTCTCGATGACGGCGAAGGCACCCCGCACGATCTGCTCGAATGA